The following coding sequences are from one Neodiprion lecontei isolate iyNeoLeco1 chromosome 7, iyNeoLeco1.1, whole genome shotgun sequence window:
- the LOC107219980 gene encoding flocculation protein FLO11 isoform X7, with translation MKKSSCSILAVLVLFQLCGGIHTRVISDIPSPDNNEGSGFGGDGIEEIQNGFESINSGPEIVPIEVNGGDQQYLEGLPPAPIQGNMGGIPEFNNGFDLMNFEPENVPIEVNGEDQQYFEGLPPASFQENMGDNPEFNNGFDSMNFEPENVPIDVNGGDQQYFEGLPPAPFEGNIDYIVSQGDNENGQAAFGIQGEDADAGIPVGNDEQPIDNDANVDVQDDSPVIGFVGQNTIFDEQAPLNNAGFSDNMGDGSGEQASATNAGSGSQSGDNSGEQAPANNAGSGSQSGDNSGEQASANNAGSGSQSGSSSGEQASSDNAGSGSQFGKASVEWRINSTATINEAATNTEVATTTEAQTTTEAATTAEAASTTEAQTTTEAGTSDEAASTTEAGTGDEAASTTDAGTSDEAGTTDEAASTTEAGTGDEAVSTTEAGTSDEAASTTEAGTSDEGASTTEAGTSDEAGTTDEAASTTEAGTSDEAASTTEAGTSDEAGTTDEAASTTEAGTGDEAASTTEAGTSDEAASTTEAGTSDEGASTTEAGTSDEAGTTDEAASTTEAGTSDEAASTTEAGTSDEGASTTEAGTSDEAGTTDEAASTTEAGTSDEVASTTEAGTSDEGASTTEAGTSDEAGTTDEAASTTEAGTSDEAASTTEAGTGDEAVSTTEAGTSDEAASTTEAGTSDEGASTTEAGTSDEAGTTDEAASTTEAGTSDEVASTTEAGTSDEGASTTEAGTSDEAGTTDEAASTTEAGTSDEAASTTEAGTGDEAVSTTEAGTSDEAASTTEAGTSDEGASTTEAGTSDEAETTDEAASTTEAGTSDEAASTTEAGTSDEGASTTEAGTSDEAGTTDEAASTTEAGTSDEAASTTEAGTGDEAVSTTEAGTGDEAASTTEAGTSDEAASTTEAGTGDEAVSTTEAGTSDEAASTTEAGTSDEGASTTEAGTSDEAGTTDEAASTTEAGTSDEAASTTEAGTSDEGASTTEAGTSDEAGTTDEAASTTEAGTSDEAASTTEAGTSDEAGTTDEAASTTEAGTSDEAASTTEAGTSDEAGTTDEAASTTEAGTSDEAASTTEAGTSDEAASTTEAGASDEAASTTEAGTTDEAALTTEAGTSDEAASTTEAGTSDEAGTTTEAGTGDEAASTTEAGTSDEAASTTEAGTSDEAASTTEAGTTDEAGTTTEAGTGDEAASTTEAATSDEAASTTEAGTTDEAASTTEAGTSDEAASTTEAGTSDEAASTTEAGTTDEAGTTTEAGTGDEAASTTEAGTTDEAALTTEAGTSDEAASTTEAGTSDEAASTTEAGTSDEAASTTEAGTSDEAASTTEAETSDEAGTTDEAASTTGAGTTDVAASTTEDQTTTEAQTTTEAATTTAQTTTEVQTTTEAQTTTSAPTTTETPTTVVTTLSDESSDTSSSYDSGWSLWDAVVSSVKTAASATKNTLFGWL, from the exons ATGAAGAAATCTTCCTGCTCGATTCTCGCCGTGTTGGTGTTGTTCCAACTCTGCGGCGGAATTCATACACGAG TCATTTCTGATATACCTTCACCGGACAATAACGAGGGTAGCGGTTTCGGAGGTGATGGAATTGAAG AGATCCAAAATGGATTCGAATCGATCAATTCTGGGCCGGAAATTGTTCCGATAG AGGTCAATGGAGGAGACCAACAATATTTGGAAGGGTTGCCACCTGCTCCAATCCAAGGAAATATGGGTGGTATTCCAGAGTTCAACAATGGATTCGACTTAATGAATTTTGAGCCTGAAAATGTTCCGATAG AGGTTAATGGAGAAGACCAACAATATTTTGAAGGATTGCCACCTGCTTCATTCCAAGAGAACATGGGTGATAATCCAGAGTTCAACAATGGATTTGACTCAATGAATTTTGAGCCTGAAAATGTTCCGATAG ACGTCAACGGAGGAGatcaacaatattttgaaGGATTGCCACCTGCTCCATTCGAAGGAAACATAG ATTACATCGTGAGTCAAGGCGATAATGAAAACGGGCAAGCAGCCTTCGGAATTCAGGGTGAAG ACGCTGATGCGGGCATTCCAGTAGGCAATGACGAACAGCCAATTGATAATG ATGCCAACGTTGACGTTCAAGATGATTCACCGGTCATTGGATTTGTAGGACAAA ATACCATCTTTGACGAACAAGCGCCGCTGAACAATGCAGGTTTCTCGGATAACATGG GTGACGGCTCTGGAGAACAAGCATCAGCAACCAATGCAGGTTCCGGTAGTCAATCTG GTGACAACTCTGGCGAACAAGCACCAGCAAACAATGCAGGTTCCGGTAGTCAATCTG GTGATAACTCTGGTGAACAAGCATCAGCAAACAATGCAGGTTCCGGCAGTCAATCAG GCAGTAGCTCTGGAGAACAAGCATCATCAGACAATGCAGGTTCCGGTAGTCAATTTG GCAAAGCATCTGTTGAATGGAGAATTAATTCGACTGCGACAATTAACGAAGCCGCGACAAACACTGAAGTTGCGACGACGACTGAAGCACAGACAACCACGGAAGCTGCAACAACTGCTGAAGCTGCATCAACGACCGAAGCTCAGACAACGACCGAAGCTGGAACAAGTGACGAAGCTGCGTCAACGACCGAAGCTGGAACGGGTGACGAAGCTGCGTCAACGACCGACGCTGGAACAAGTGATGAAG CTGGAACAACTGACGAAGCTGCTTCAACGACCGAAGCTGGAACGGGTGACGAAGCTGTGTCAACGACCGAAGCTGGAACAAGTGACGAAGCTGCTTCAACGACCGAAGCTGGAACAAGTGACGAAGGTGCGTCGACAACCGAAGCTGGAACAAGTGACGAAGCTGGAACAACTGACGAAGCTGCTTCAACGACCGAAGCTGGAACAAGTGACGAAGCTGCTTCAACGACCGAAGCTGGAACAAGTGACGAAGCTGGAACAACTGACGAAGCTGCTTCAACGACCGAAGCTGGAACGGGTGACGAAGCTGCGTCAACGACCGAAGCTGGAACAAGTGACGAAGCTGCTTCAACGACCGAAGCTGGAACAAGTGACGAAGGTGCGTCGACAACCGAAGCTGGAACAAGTGACGAAGCTGGAACAACTGACGAAGCTGCTTCAACGACCGAAGCTGGAACAAGTGACGAAGCTGCTTCAACGACCGAAGCTGGAACAAGTGACGAAGGTGCGTCGACAACCGAAGCTGGAACAAGTGACGAAGCTGGAACAACTGACGAAGCTGCTTCAACGACCGAAGCTGGAACAAGTGATGAAGTTGCTTCAACGACCGAAGCTGGAACAAGTGACGAAGGTGCGTCGACAACCGAAGCTGGAACAAGTGACGAAGCTGGAACAACTGACGAAGCTGCTTCAACGACCGAAGCTGGAACAAGTGACGAAGCTGCTTCAACGACCGAAGCTGGAACGGGTGACGAAGCTGTGTCAACGACCGAAGCTGGAACAAGTGACGAAGCTGCTTCAACGACCGAAGCTGGAACAAGTGACGAAGGTGCGTCGACAACCGAAGCTGGAACAAGTGACGAAGCTGGAACAACTGACGAAGCTGCTTCAACGACCGAAGCTGGAACAAGTGATGAAGTTGCTTCAACGACCGAAGCTGGAACAAGTGACGAAGGTGCGTCGACAACCGAAGCTGGAACAAGTGACGAAGCTGGAACAACTGACGAAGCTGCTTCAACGACCGAAGCTGGAACAAGTGACGAAGCTGCTTCAACGACCGAAGCTGGAACGGGTGACGAAGCTGTGTCAACGACCGAAGCTGGAACAAGTGACGAAGCTGCTTCAACGACCGAAGCTGGAACAAGTGACGAAGGTGCGTCGACAACCGAAGCTGGAACAAGTGACGAAGCTGAAACAACTGACGAAGCTGCTTCAACGACCGAAGCTGGAACAAGTGACGAAGCTGCTTCAACGACCGAAGCTGGAACAAGTGACGAAGGTGCGTCGACAACCGAAGCTGGAACAAGTGACGAAGCTGGAACAACTGACGAAGCTGCTTCAACGACCGAAGCTGGAACAAGTGACGAAGCTGCTTCAACGACCGAAGCTGGAACGGGTGACGAAGCTGTGTCAACGACCGAAGCTGGAACGGGTGACGAAGCTGCATCAACGACCGAAGCTGGAACAAGTGACGAAGCTGCTTCAACGACCGAAGCTGGAACGGGTGACGAAGCTGTGTCAACGACCGAAGCTGGAACAAGTGACGAAGCTGCTTCAACGACCGAAGCTGGAACAAGTGACGAAGGTGCGTCGACAACCGAAGCTGGAACAAGTGACGAAGCTGGAACAACTGACGAAGCTGCTTCAACGACCGAAGCTGGAACAAGTGACGAAGCTGCTTCAACGACCGAAGCTGGAACAAGTGACGAAGGTGCGTCGACAACCGAAGCTGGAACAAGTGACGAAGCTGGAACAACTGACGAAGCTGCTTCAACGACCGAAGCTGGAACAAGTGACGAAGCTGCGTCAACCACCGAAGCTGGAACAAGTGACGAAG CTGGAACAACTGACGAAGCTGCTTCAACGACCGAAGCTGGAACGAGTGACGAAGCTGCGTCAACGACCGAAGCTGGAACAAGTGACGAAG CTGGAACAACTGACGAAGCTGCTTCAACGACCGAAGCTGGAACAAGTGACGAAGCTGCGTCAACGACCGAAGCTGGAACGAGTGACGAAG CTGCTTCAACGACCGAAGCTGGAGCGAGTGACGAAGCTGCGTCAACGACCGAAGCTGGAACAACTGACGAAGCTGCTTTAACGACCGAAGCTGGAACGAGTGACGAAGCTGCGTCAACGACCGAAGCTGGAACAAGTGACGAAGCTGGAACAACGACCGAAGCTGGAACGGGTGACGAAGCTGCGTCAACGACCGAAGCTGGAACGAGTGACGAAGCTGCTTCAACGACCGAAGCTGGAACGAGTGACGAAGCTGCGTCAACGACCGAAGCTGGAACAACTGACGAAGCTGGAACAACGACCGAAGCTGGAACGGGTGACGAAGCTGCGTCAACGACCGAAGCTGCAACGAGTGACGAAGCTGCGTCAACGACCGAAGCTGGAACAACTGACGAAGCTGCGTCAACGACCGAAGCTGGAACGAGTGACGAAGCTGCTTCAACGACCGAAGCTGGAACGAGTGACGAAGCTGCGTCAACGACCGAAGCTGGAACAACTGACGAAGCTGGAACAACGACCGAAGCTGGAACGGGTGACGAAGCTGCGTCAACGACCGAAGCTGGAACAACTGACGAAGCTGCTTTAACGACCGAAGCTGGAACGAGTGACGAAGCTGCGTCAACGACCGAAGCTGGAACGAGTGACGAAGCTGCTTCAACGACCGAAGCTGGAACGAGTGACGAAGCTGCGTCAACGACCGAAGCTGGAACGAGTGACGAAGCTGCGTCAACGACCGAAGCTGAAACAAGTGACGAAGCTGGAACAACTGACGAAGCTGCTTCAACGACCGGAGCTGGAACAACTGATGTAGCTGCGTCAACAACCGAAGATCAGACAACGACCGAAGCTCAGACAACCACCGAAGCTGCAACAACCACAGCACAGACAACGACTGAAGTTCAAACAACAACCGAAGCTCAGACAACTACTTCTGCTC CTACCACAACGGAAACTCCTACCACAGTCGTCACTACTCTTTCTGATG AATCTTCCGACACGTCGTCCTCCTATGATTCCGGTTGGTCGCTATGGGATGCTGTTGTATCAAGTG TCAAGACCGCTGCATCGgcaactaaaaatacgttattCGGATGGTTATAA
- the LOC107219980 gene encoding flocculation protein FLO11 isoform X23, which yields MKKSSCSILAVLVLFQLCGGIHTRVISDIPSPDNNEGSGFGGDGIEEIQNGFESINSGPEIVPIEVNGEDQQYFEGLPPASFQENMGDNPEFNNGFDSMNFEPENVPIDVNGGDQQYFEGLPPAPFEGNIDYIVSQGDNENGQAAFGIQGEDADAGIPVGNDEQPIDNDANVDVQDDSPVIGFVGQNTIFDEQAPLNNAGFSDNMGDGSGEQASATNAGSGSQSGDNSGEQAPANNAGSGSQSGDNSGEQASANNAGSGSQSGSSSGEQASSDNAGSGSQFGKASVEWRINSTATINEAATNTEVATTTEAQTTTEAATTAEAASTTEAQTTTEAGTSDEAASTTEAGTGDEAASTTDAGTSDEAGTTDEAASTTEAGTGDEAVSTTEAGTSDEAASTTEAGTSDEGASTTEAGTSDEAGTTDEAASTTEAGTSDEAASTTEAGTSDEAGTTDEAASTTEAGTGDEAASTTEAGTSDEAASTTEAGTSDEGASTTEAGTSDEAGTTDEAASTTEAGTSDEAASTTEAGTSDEGASTTEAGTSDEAGTTDEAASTTEAGTSDEVASTTEAGTSDEGASTTEAGTSDEAGTTDEAASTTEAGTSDEAASTTEAGTGDEAVSTTEAGTSDEAASTTEAGTSDEGASTTEAGTSDEAGTTDEAASTTEAGTSDEVASTTEAGTSDEGASTTEAGTSDEAGTTDEAASTTEAGTSDEAASTTEAGTGDEAVSTTEAGTSDEAASTTEAGTSDEGASTTEAGTSDEAETTDEAASTTEAGTSDEAASTTEAGTSDEGASTTEAGTSDEAGTTDEAASTTEAGTSDEAASTTEAGTGDEAVSTTEAGTGDEAASTTEAGTSDEAASTTEAGTGDEAVSTTEAGTSDEAASTTEAGTSDEGASTTEAGTSDEAGTTDEAASTTEAGTSDEAASTTEAGTSDEGASTTEAGTSDEAGTTDEAASTTEAGTSDEAASTTEAGTSDEAGTTDEAASTTEAGTSDEAASTTEAGTSDEGASTTEAGTSDEAGTTDEAASTTEAGTSDEAASTTEAGTSDEAASTTEAGASDEAASTTEAGTTDEAALTTEAGTSDEAASTTEAGTSDEAGTTTEAGTGDEAASTTEAGTSDEAASTTEAGTSDEAASTTEAGTTDEAGTTTEAGTGDEAASTTEAATSDEAASTTEAGTTDEAASTTEAGTSDEAASTTEAGTSDEAASTTEAGTTDEAGTTTEAGTGDEAASTTEAGTTDEAALTTEAGTSDEAASTTEAGTSDEAASTTEAGTSDEAASTTEAGTSDEAASTTEAETSDEAGTTDEAASTTGAGTTDVAASTTEDQTTTEAQTTTEAATTTAQTTTEVQTTTEAQTTTSAPTTTETPTTVVTTLSDESSDTSSSYDSGWSLWDAVVSSVKTAASATKNTLFGWL from the exons ATGAAGAAATCTTCCTGCTCGATTCTCGCCGTGTTGGTGTTGTTCCAACTCTGCGGCGGAATTCATACACGAG TCATTTCTGATATACCTTCACCGGACAATAACGAGGGTAGCGGTTTCGGAGGTGATGGAATTGAAG AGATCCAAAATGGATTCGAATCGATCAATTCTGGGCCGGAAATTGTTCCGATAG AGGTTAATGGAGAAGACCAACAATATTTTGAAGGATTGCCACCTGCTTCATTCCAAGAGAACATGGGTGATAATCCAGAGTTCAACAATGGATTTGACTCAATGAATTTTGAGCCTGAAAATGTTCCGATAG ACGTCAACGGAGGAGatcaacaatattttgaaGGATTGCCACCTGCTCCATTCGAAGGAAACATAG ATTACATCGTGAGTCAAGGCGATAATGAAAACGGGCAAGCAGCCTTCGGAATTCAGGGTGAAG ACGCTGATGCGGGCATTCCAGTAGGCAATGACGAACAGCCAATTGATAATG ATGCCAACGTTGACGTTCAAGATGATTCACCGGTCATTGGATTTGTAGGACAAA ATACCATCTTTGACGAACAAGCGCCGCTGAACAATGCAGGTTTCTCGGATAACATGG GTGACGGCTCTGGAGAACAAGCATCAGCAACCAATGCAGGTTCCGGTAGTCAATCTG GTGACAACTCTGGCGAACAAGCACCAGCAAACAATGCAGGTTCCGGTAGTCAATCTG GTGATAACTCTGGTGAACAAGCATCAGCAAACAATGCAGGTTCCGGCAGTCAATCAG GCAGTAGCTCTGGAGAACAAGCATCATCAGACAATGCAGGTTCCGGTAGTCAATTTG GCAAAGCATCTGTTGAATGGAGAATTAATTCGACTGCGACAATTAACGAAGCCGCGACAAACACTGAAGTTGCGACGACGACTGAAGCACAGACAACCACGGAAGCTGCAACAACTGCTGAAGCTGCATCAACGACCGAAGCTCAGACAACGACCGAAGCTGGAACAAGTGACGAAGCTGCGTCAACGACCGAAGCTGGAACGGGTGACGAAGCTGCGTCAACGACCGACGCTGGAACAAGTGATGAAG CTGGAACAACTGACGAAGCTGCTTCAACGACCGAAGCTGGAACGGGTGACGAAGCTGTGTCAACGACCGAAGCTGGAACAAGTGACGAAGCTGCTTCAACGACCGAAGCTGGAACAAGTGACGAAGGTGCGTCGACAACCGAAGCTGGAACAAGTGACGAAGCTGGAACAACTGACGAAGCTGCTTCAACGACCGAAGCTGGAACAAGTGACGAAGCTGCTTCAACGACCGAAGCTGGAACAAGTGACGAAGCTGGAACAACTGACGAAGCTGCTTCAACGACCGAAGCTGGAACGGGTGACGAAGCTGCGTCAACGACCGAAGCTGGAACAAGTGACGAAGCTGCTTCAACGACCGAAGCTGGAACAAGTGACGAAGGTGCGTCGACAACCGAAGCTGGAACAAGTGACGAAGCTGGAACAACTGACGAAGCTGCTTCAACGACCGAAGCTGGAACAAGTGACGAAGCTGCTTCAACGACCGAAGCTGGAACAAGTGACGAAGGTGCGTCGACAACCGAAGCTGGAACAAGTGACGAAGCTGGAACAACTGACGAAGCTGCTTCAACGACCGAAGCTGGAACAAGTGATGAAGTTGCTTCAACGACCGAAGCTGGAACAAGTGACGAAGGTGCGTCGACAACCGAAGCTGGAACAAGTGACGAAGCTGGAACAACTGACGAAGCTGCTTCAACGACCGAAGCTGGAACAAGTGACGAAGCTGCTTCAACGACCGAAGCTGGAACGGGTGACGAAGCTGTGTCAACGACCGAAGCTGGAACAAGTGACGAAGCTGCTTCAACGACCGAAGCTGGAACAAGTGACGAAGGTGCGTCGACAACCGAAGCTGGAACAAGTGACGAAGCTGGAACAACTGACGAAGCTGCTTCAACGACCGAAGCTGGAACAAGTGATGAAGTTGCTTCAACGACCGAAGCTGGAACAAGTGACGAAGGTGCGTCGACAACCGAAGCTGGAACAAGTGACGAAGCTGGAACAACTGACGAAGCTGCTTCAACGACCGAAGCTGGAACAAGTGACGAAGCTGCTTCAACGACCGAAGCTGGAACGGGTGACGAAGCTGTGTCAACGACCGAAGCTGGAACAAGTGACGAAGCTGCTTCAACGACCGAAGCTGGAACAAGTGACGAAGGTGCGTCGACAACCGAAGCTGGAACAAGTGACGAAGCTGAAACAACTGACGAAGCTGCTTCAACGACCGAAGCTGGAACAAGTGACGAAGCTGCTTCAACGACCGAAGCTGGAACAAGTGACGAAGGTGCGTCGACAACCGAAGCTGGAACAAGTGACGAAGCTGGAACAACTGACGAAGCTGCTTCAACGACCGAAGCTGGAACAAGTGACGAAGCTGCTTCAACGACCGAAGCTGGAACGGGTGACGAAGCTGTGTCAACGACCGAAGCTGGAACGGGTGACGAAGCTGCATCAACGACCGAAGCTGGAACAAGTGACGAAGCTGCTTCAACGACCGAAGCTGGAACGGGTGACGAAGCTGTGTCAACGACCGAAGCTGGAACAAGTGACGAAGCTGCTTCAACGACCGAAGCTGGAACAAGTGACGAAGGTGCGTCGACAACCGAAGCTGGAACAAGTGACGAAGCTGGAACAACTGACGAAGCTGCTTCAACGACCGAAGCTGGAACAAGTGACGAAGCTGCTTCAACGACCGAAGCTGGAACAAGTGACGAAGGTGCGTCGACAACCGAAGCTGGAACAAGTGACGAAGCTGGAACAACTGACGAAGCTGCTTCAACGACCGAAGCTGGAACAAGTGACGAAGCTGCGTCAACCACCGAAGCTGGAACAAGTGACGAAG CTGGAACAACTGACGAAGCTGCTTCAACGACCGAAGCTGGAACGAGTGACGAAGCTGCGTCAACGACCGAAGCTGGAACAAGTGACGAAGGTGCGTCGACAACCGAAGCTGGAACAAGTGACGAAGCTGGAACAACTGACGAAGCTGCTTCAACGACCGAAGCTGGAACAAGTGACGAAGCTGCGTCAACGACCGAAGCTGGAACGAGTGACGAAG CTGCTTCAACGACCGAAGCTGGAGCGAGTGACGAAGCTGCGTCAACGACCGAAGCTGGAACAACTGACGAAGCTGCTTTAACGACCGAAGCTGGAACGAGTGACGAAGCTGCGTCAACGACCGAAGCTGGAACAAGTGACGAAGCTGGAACAACGACCGAAGCTGGAACGGGTGACGAAGCTGCGTCAACGACCGAAGCTGGAACGAGTGACGAAGCTGCTTCAACGACCGAAGCTGGAACGAGTGACGAAGCTGCGTCAACGACCGAAGCTGGAACAACTGACGAAGCTGGAACAACGACCGAAGCTGGAACGGGTGACGAAGCTGCGTCAACGACCGAAGCTGCAACGAGTGACGAAGCTGCGTCAACGACCGAAGCTGGAACAACTGACGAAGCTGCGTCAACGACCGAAGCTGGAACGAGTGACGAAGCTGCTTCAACGACCGAAGCTGGAACGAGTGACGAAGCTGCGTCAACGACCGAAGCTGGAACAACTGACGAAGCTGGAACAACGACCGAAGCTGGAACGGGTGACGAAGCTGCGTCAACGACCGAAGCTGGAACAACTGACGAAGCTGCTTTAACGACCGAAGCTGGAACGAGTGACGAAGCTGCGTCAACGACCGAAGCTGGAACGAGTGACGAAGCTGCTTCAACGACCGAAGCTGGAACGAGTGACGAAGCTGCGTCAACGACCGAAGCTGGAACGAGTGACGAAGCTGCGTCAACGACCGAAGCTGAAACAAGTGACGAAGCTGGAACAACTGACGAAGCTGCTTCAACGACCGGAGCTGGAACAACTGATGTAGCTGCGTCAACAACCGAAGATCAGACAACGACCGAAGCTCAGACAACCACCGAAGCTGCAACAACCACAGCACAGACAACGACTGAAGTTCAAACAACAACCGAAGCTCAGACAACTACTTCTGCTC CTACCACAACGGAAACTCCTACCACAGTCGTCACTACTCTTTCTGATG AATCTTCCGACACGTCGTCCTCCTATGATTCCGGTTGGTCGCTATGGGATGCTGTTGTATCAAGTG TCAAGACCGCTGCATCGgcaactaaaaatacgttattCGGATGGTTATAA